From the genome of Halobacteriovorax marinus SJ:
GACTCCGTTATGTCGGACATTGCAAATAAGAATGAAATGAACTTAAACTTCATTGTAGCTGGGTCTTTTCATACTGACTTCTTCGATGGAACAGTTTCAAGACTTAAAGAAATCAACCCAAGCACCGTGACGACTCTTAAGATCACTACTAATGAGCTATTTGATACTGAATATATCAATGGTAGCCAAGACTTTGGTGCTTACGCTGATTACATTATTATTACTGAGTAAATTATCTCTTTTCAAAAATGGCCATCGTTAGTCTAGAGACACAAACGAGGGCCTTATCTTCATTATAAATATTAATTTCCCAAACATGAGAACTCTTTCCAAGATGGATGGCCTTACAATAACCAGTGACAAGCCCTGAGCGCGCACTCTTGATGTGATTTGCGTTTATACACTGACCTACAGCTGCATACTTCGATCCGTCGACGACGAGATTAGAAGCAATACTTCCAAGACTCTCTGCAAGCACACAAGAAGCGCCACCATGCAAAAGACCGAAAGGCTGTTTCGTCCTATGATCTACTGGCATAGTTCCAACCAGTGAATCTTCACCAAGCTCAGTAACCAATATATCAAGGAGTCCTGTCATACTTTCCTTGCCCATACTATTAACTGCTTCTAAGTTATAATCCTTAAACCAAATTCCCATAGATACCTCAAATTATTGGCTACAATAGTGCTTATTTACATAAATCGTCTTATGTATTGTCGTATAAATATACAATAACTGGAAACATTACAATTTGGCTAAAATCTGATTTAAAAATGAATTACAATCTGTTAAGTATCCCTTTCGATAGAAACGGATATGAAAGGCAATATTTTCTGATCTCACACTTGATCAACTATTGTCAGGTATCATAAGTATTTGAGTTGCCATATTGTTACGCACACTATTAAAATGTAACTTTATGAAATTTGGAAGGTAAATGATTTATCAACGCACTATAGCTAAAAAAGTTGAAGTCACAGGAATTGGAATTCACTCTGGTAGAAAGGTTACTATGAACCTTTATCCGGCAGAGGCCGATTACGGTATTCAATTTAAGAGAGTTGACCTTAAAGACGCTCCCGTCTTAAAGGCCGATGCAACTTCTGTTGGTGCGACTGAGAATAACACGACTATCGGTGGCGGAATCAACGCTGTTCACACCGTAGAACACCTACTTTCAGTACTTTACGGTCTAGGTATTAATAATGCCTATATTGAAATTGATGGACCAGAAGTTCCTATTATGGACGGATCAGGTGCATCATTTGTTTTTCTCCTAAAAGAAACTGGAATCCAGACTCTAAATAAATCGAAGAAATTTCTCGTTGTCCTTGAACCTGTTACGGTTGAAGTAGATGATAAGTGGGCCAGAATTGAGCCGGCTTCAAAGCTCATTATTGACTCAACGATTGTTTTCACTCACCCGCTCATTAAGACTCAGCAGAAGACCTTTGAGTTTTCATGCGAGAATTATATTAAAGAGATCGGTAGAGCGAGAACTTTTGGACTACTAAGAGATGTAGATATGCTCAAGAGAAAAGGCCTAATTAAAGGTGGTTCTCTAGATAACGCTATCGTTCTCGACGAGTTTAAAGTTGTAAATAGCGATGGACTTAGATTTGGTGATGAGTTTGTTCGTCACAAAATTCTAGATACAATCGGGGACATCAGTCTTCTCGGCTACGAAGTTGCTGGAAAAATTACGACTTTTAAATCTGGTCACAACCTTCACAACCTTCTTTGTAGAAAACTGCTAGAAACTCCATCTGCCTATGAGATTGTTTCTGCAAACTCTCTGCAAAAAGAAGCTGTCGAAGCCTTTGATCTTCCTCAGAATATCTTTCCAACATTTGCCTAAAATTTAGACTCAGTCTTACTCTTTTACACACTTTCTATGATCGCAATTAATGTTCTGATATAAGTAACTACTATTTATTTTACTTAAACACAGGACACGTTATGAAAGCAATCATTGCAGGGTTAATACTGGCTACTTCACTATCATCTTTAGCATCTCAAAATGCATCAATTGTTAAAGTTTTCGATGGAACAAATGCTACTTGTAAGACAAGCCAAGATGCTTATCGCTATAAATTACAAGCTCACCTTGTTAAGCAAGCAAAGTATGAGATCAATGGTGATAACCTTGAGCTTGATTTAAAAGCAACAATGCTCTCATGTGATAAAACAGAGACTGGATATTCTTTTAGTAAAGCTAACCTTTTCGATACTTTCACTTACCAAGTTCTTATGTCTGTTGATGAAAATGGTGAGGCAGTATTTAGTACTGTTGAAGTTTCTACAAATGAAGCAGAAGTTGTTCTTTTCGACAATAAAACTTACCAAAAAGTTGTCTCTATCGAATCTAAAAATAACTCAACTAAGACAACTGAATACAGTGCATCTGTAGCACTTGATAAAGTTCTTAATGCTTCTGAGCTAGAGAAGTTTAATGCTGGTGAAGAAGTTCAAAAGACATTAGATCTTTTCTTAAAGAGAAATATCAATGTTGAAAACGGTGAGCTTAACATGAGATATACACAGTCTTATGGTGCATTCAGACTGAAACTAAAATTAAAGAAGTAATTTAAATAGAGAGGAGATGCTTTTTAGCTTTCTCAGAAATCTCTCGACCTCTTGGGGTTCTAATTAAGAACCCCTCTTTTAAGAGAAACGGCTCATAGACATCTTCAATCGTCGTTCGATCCTCAGATAACGTAGCACAAAGAGCTTCAATACCTACAGGACCTCCGGCGTAATAGTCATGTATAACCTCCAACACTTTTCGGTCCATTCTATCTAGGCCATACTCATCGATCTCCATCAGATCTAAAGCCTTTGCAACAGCTTCTTCACAAATAGATTCCTTACTCTCCACAACAGCAAAGTCTCTCACTCTTCTAAGTATGCGGTTAGCAATTCTTGGAGTCCCTCTTGAACATCTTGCTATATGATTTTTAGCTTCACCTTCAAGGCCAATAGAGAGCTTCTTAGAGTTATTCTCTACTATTTTTGCAAGTTCACTATGCTCATAGAAATCAAAGTGCAGGTGGGCCATGAAGCGGTCCCTAAGTGGGCTTGAAAGAAGTCCTGAACGAGTAGTTGCTCCAATCAAAGTAAAAGGAGATATTGAAATCTCCATTGTTCTGGCCGAAGCACCCTCACCTATTAGGATATCTAGTCTATAGTCTTCCATGGCAGAATAAAGTATTTCCTCAACGGATATATTCATTCTATGAATTTCATCAATAAAGAGAACGTCACCTTCTTCTAAATTAGTAAGGATTGCTGCGAGATCACCCTTCTTCTCAATAGCAGGACCAGAGATAACGTGAAGATGAGAGCCTAAAGCACTTGCAATGATCATCGCCAAAGAAGTCTTTCCTAAACCAGGAGGGCCAGAGAGGAGAACGTGGTCCATCGCCTGCTTTCTAATTTTTGCTGACTCGACCATCACTTCTATATTTTGCACGACTTTTCTCTGTCCAATATATTCAGAGAAATCTTTCGGTCTTAGAAAGATTTCCTGTCTACTTTCTTCTCTAGAACTATTGCTATCAAAAACTCTTTCTTCACTCATACTATACTTCTTTTAAAACAAGATGAACTAATTGCTCTGGCTTAGAAATTTCATTGGTAGCCAATATTTTTTGTGCCAAAGGAATGATCTTCTCTTCTTTAAACCCTAGTTCCTTACATGCCATGATAGCGTCTTTGATGATAAGCTCTTGATTATCACTTTCTCTATGGACACTCTCTTCTTGCTCAGAAGTACTGAGCTCAGGAATTTGAATTGCAGGAACGTCTTGAATTCCCTTTGACTTATTCGAGTACATTTTTATTTTTGAAATTTTATTTTGTAAGTCTAAAATCATTTGAGCTGCGGCCTTATTGCCAATACCCGGTGCTTTAGTCAGAGACTTCTTATCGTCAAAGAGAATAGAGTTGATAATTTGATCAACACCTAAAGCTCCCACTAAACTAAAGGCCGACTTAGGACCAACCCCTTTAACACTTGTTAAAAGTTCAAATAATTTCTTTTCGCGAATCGTTTTAAATCCATATAACTCTTCACTTGCTTCTTTTATGACATGTGAAATAAAGATAGAAGCACTTTTACCTTCTGGTAGAACTTGATTGATATAAACTTGATATCCAATTCCTGAGTTAGTGAGAACAACAGCTTCTACACCATCGCTAAAAATTACTTCACCCTGTAAGTGTCCAATCATAATCTATATCCTATCTTTGAATACACTTTTCAAACTCCTTCCCCTTGAAGCCTTCTTTGTCACACCCTTAAGTGCGGCATTACCTAGACTATGGCAAAGAGCAATGGCCAGCGCATCTGACTCATCATTCGTTTTAAATTCTATTTTTCCAAAAATCATTCCAAGGGTTTTCTCTATAGCCGCTTTATCAGCATGCCCATAACCACTCACAGACTGCTTAATGAGAGTTGGTGAATATTCAAAAACACTTCCTTGATAACTTGGTATAATGGCCGCCAACATCGCTCCTCTAGCCTGAGCTAGCTTGGCCAGAGAATTCACATTCTTTACAAAGATCAAAGACTCTAGTGCTACCTCATCTGGACGATACTCTTCAATTAATTCACAAATTGATTGATGAATAACACCCAATCTATCTAAGAAATTATCAATTTTATCGTATTTCAAAACACCGGATGCGAGATAGGTTGTCTTTCTTCCCTCTTTTTCTATGAGGGCCCAGCCGGCCTTTCTCGAACCTGGATCGATACCAAGAATTTTCATATTTCTATCTTACATGGCAGACACAAGATACGTCTAGAAACTATCCCTGTCCTTTTGATTTAACAAAGCTACCAAAGTAGAAGGCTAAAGAACCTCCAACTAATTGGATCAATTCAACCTGACCGTAGTCCCCTTTATTGATCCCAGCAAAGAGACAAAGCCCCACGGAAGCAAAACCAATCAATTGTAGACCAAGACCTAGGTAAAATAGCACTGATAACCCCTTAGTTGTTTAAAATCCGTACTATAAAAGGTATAAATAGAAAGATCAAAACAAAGATTTACAATTAGAAACACTAATGTATTATATTAGAAAAACTAATCCTTAATTCAGCGAGGAATCTGTGAGCGATAATAAAACTCTTATTCTAAAGTCGGCTCCCATTGTAAAAAAGTCACTCGAAGAGCTTAGCGCTAGAAGCAAGGCCCTTATCGATTCTGGCATCACTCCTTGCATGAAGGTTATTTTGGTAGGAGATAATCCTGCCAGCATCATTTACACCAGAAATAAAAAGAGATTTATGGAGAAGTTTGGCGCTGAGTGCGAAATTATCAAACTCGACAAAGACCTCACAGAGAAAGAATTTCTGGCCCGAGTAGATCAAATCTCTGGAGATGAGAAAACTCATGGCTGCTTTGTTCAGCTTCCTCTTCCTAAGCACTTATCCCATATCGATGTTGGTGAGCTCATTCCTCCACACAAAGATGTAGATGGCTTTAATAAGGCCAATATTATTAGCCTTTACAAGGGTGAGACTGGTGAGGGAAGCCTTATTCCATGTACACCAAAAGGAATCGTTACACTTTGTGATTACTACGGAATTGAGCTTAGTTCTAAGAATATTGTGGTCATTGGGAGAAGTTTGATTGTCGGCAAGCCTTTAAGTATGTTGCTCTCAAATCACAATGCAACCATTACGCTCTGTCACTCTAAAACAAAGAACCTCGAAGCTCACACGAAAGCTGCAGATATTATTATCACGGCCATTGGCGTACCTAAGTTCCTGAAAAGGGAGCATCTCAGTGATTCAAAAGAACAATACATTATTGACGTTGGTATTAATCAAAACGAAGACGGCACTCTTTGCGGAGATGTCGACTTTAAAAACGTTTCAGATCACGTAGCTGGGCTTACTCCTGTTCCAGGTGGAATCGGTCCAATGACCATTCTCTCTCTGGCCCAAAACCTTTTACAAGCTGCCGAAAAGAGCTTATAAAGTTTATCAAAATTGATTTTTATTCCTAGATAAAGGAGGCATAAATGAGCCTTTTAAAAACATCACTACATCAAAAACACGTTGAACTCGGAGCAAAGATGGCCGCATTCGCTGGCTACGATATGCCTCTGCAATATTCTTCCGTTAAAGAAGAATCTATTGCCGTTAGAAATTCAATCGGAGTGTTTGATGTTTCTCACATGGGTGAATTCTTTGTTACAGGAAAAGATGCTGTCGCCTTTGTTGACTATATAATTACAAATGATTTTGCGGGAGCTGAGCTTGAGAAAGCAGTTTACTCGCCACTTTGCCGTGAAGATGGAACTGTTATTGACGACCTCATTGCATATAAACTTGGAAGTGAAAAAGTTCTTATCTGCGTAAACGCGGCCAATATTGAAAAAGACTGGAGTTGGATTTCTTCACATACGCAAGGTTTCGAAATAGAGCTTGTAAATAAATCGAATGACTACTCTTTATTAGCCGTTCAAGGTCCTAAGGCGCAAGAAGTTTTAAAGTCAATTGAGATTATTAACGACTCAGACGAGCTTGTTTATTATAGCGCTAAAGAACTAACGAGAATGAATGAGCAAATTATTGTTGCTCGTACTGGTTATACTGGGGAAGATGGATTTGAAGTTTTCACTTCTCACGAAATGGCCCAAACTCTTTGGCAAAAACTTTTAGATGCCGGAGCCACTCCTTGTGGTCTGGCCTCAAGAGACGTTCTAAGACTTGAAGTTTGTTACCCGCTATACGGTCATGAACTCAATGATGAACTTACTCCACTAGATGCTTCACTTAAGTGGACAGTAAAAGGAGCAAAAGAGAAATTTATTGGAAAAGAAGCCCTTGAAGGTGCAGTTTCTAAGAAGAGACTTGTTAAGCTAAGCCTCGACAAAGGGATTCCACGCGAAGGATATAATATCTTGAATATGTCAGATGAAGTTATCGGCGTTGTTACTTCAGGAACAATGTCTGTAGAGCTTTCTAAAGGTATTGCTCTTGGCCTTGTAGACCGCGATAAATTTCCAGAAGATAAGAAGTTTAAAATTAATATTAGAAAGAATAATATAGAAGCTAATTACCATGCAAAAGCATTTGTCACAGGAGGACACAAGTAATGTCTCACAACGTTCCTAAAGAATTAAAGTACACAACAGACCACGAATGGGCCCAGCTTGAGGGTGATATTGTAACAGTTGGAATTACTGACTTCGCACAATCTTCACTTGGAGATATTGTCTTTGTTGAGCTTCCAGAAGTTGGAGATGAACTTTCAAAAGAAGACTCATTTGGTGTTGTAGAATCTATCAAGTCAGTTAGTGACCTTTACTCTCCACTTGCTGGAGAAGTTGTTGAAATAAATTCAGAGCTTGTTGATTCTCCAGAGTCTTGTAATGAATCTCCATATGGTTCATGGATGATTAAACTTAAAGTTGAATCAGCAGATGAGTTCAACTCTCTAATGACTCCAGAAGCATACTCTGAACATTGCGAAAGCCTTTAAATAGTAGTTTAATTGGGGACTCAAAGTCCCCAACTTTCAATGCAAGTAAAAAATCAAAAAAAATCATTGTCCCCCTGTCAACTCTGCCTAACTAAAAAATACATGATTTATCTCAAATAAATTCTAACTTTTTCTAAGTTCAATATTTCGAGAAATTTTTTTTACAGATTGTAATATTTTCCCTTTACGAAAGGCCCTCAAACTCGCATACTGGCTCTCGTTCTCAACGGAATACCATTCATAATTTTTGATTATATAGGTTTAAAAAATATATGATTTCTGAAACACAAGAATCTGTTCAACTTCTAAATACGGCTATCATTAAGAGCAAAGAGAAGAAAATAGATAATAATTTTGAAGATCGTTTAGCGGAAGCATGTCACTCTCCAGAAATGGAAGCACTTTCTGTCGCAATTACTTTCCTTGCAGAAAAAAGAAAAATCTCTCGTGACCAAGCGGCTATTTCACTTATTGAAAGAATGAGAGAACTCGACTCTATCTGGAACGATTATGTAATGATGGAAGGTATCAGTAACTTGAAAGATTTGCTGACAAAATCTAATAGACCTTCTCAACAACAATAACTCTAAGACTTAACAACGAATCCCCATTCAATTTGTGCGCGACCATTTTTAATTAATCCAGCAGGTGGATTAGGAAATGGTCCAGCTCTATTAAATGATTCAATTGCAGCACTATCTAGCTCATTAATTCCACTTGTGCTCTTCACTTTAACTTCTAGAATATTTCCATTTTGATCAATTGTGATTTTAAGTGCCGTAACCTTATTTACATCACTCGCAAGTCTTCGACCTGACTTCCACATTTTTTCTGCTTGCTTGCGAAGAGAGTCTCCCCAGTACTGCTCAAGCTTCTGTCTAATTCTAAAGTAGAAACCATAGTACTTATATTCAACCGTATTAAGTCTCGTCATATCGGCCAGTGGAATCTCATCCATAAAGTCATTATTTTGAGCTAATCCTCTCGATTTCTTATGACCATTTTTCAACCCAAGTGCTGGTGCACTCTTAGTCACAGGTTGTGCAAGGGCAAGGTTGCCAAGAGAGAGATCTTCAAATTTAATTTTCTTCTTATTCTTATTTTTAACAATTTTTTTAGAAGGACTCTTTGTAGCCTTCTTTGCCTTTCCAAGACTAGAGCTCTTACTAGATGTTTGTGCTTGTTTACTTCCATTTCTAACGCCAATTCCTGCAGCCTTAAAGCTACCATTAATTGCCGCCTTAGTTTGCCTCTCAACCATCTGGCTTTGCTTGCCAAGATACTTCGCATCTCTAGGAGTTTGTGTTGTTTTCTTTAGCTCTGTATTTACTATCTGCTTTGGTTTTTTAGAGTTGCTTCTAAACACAAGCTTAACTCTCTTCTCTTTCTTTTGTTCAACAACAATTTTTTTAGATGATGACCAATCGACTTTTGAAAAGATAAATCCTAAGTGAATAAATGCAGAAAAGAGAATTGAGTATAAAACAAAATTTTTAAATTGCTTATTTTCGCTATTAAATTTTTGGTTTTCTCTACTCATAAAATTCCCTAGAGCTTAGACACTCTAGAGAACTTATCGGACCATTTTTAAAAATATTTATGCTTATTGATTATTATAATAATCATCTTCTTCAAGAAACTGAGTATTATTGTCGGACTTTAACTTCTCAACATCTTCAACAACCTTAGAACCAGGCTCTGTCCCCTCTACAAAGGTCTCTAGAAAGTTACCCTGTCCAGATCCACCTGCTAATTTTCCAGTCTGCTTATCAATTAAAACGTTCACGACACCAAGAGGTGCTTGATAGTCGTACTCACCTTTTTTCTTGATTCCAGCGCGCATAAACTCTTTCCAAATTGGCAGTGCTGACTTCGCTCCCGTCTCTCCCCAACCAAGGGTCTTATTATTGTCAAAACCAGTCCAAACACCAGTTACAATATTAGATGCAAAACCTAGAAACCAAGCATCAACATAGTTATTTGTTGTTCCTGTTTTTCCACCGATGAAAGCACTCACATCTTTCACTCTTCGTCCTGTCCCGTTTTGAACAACACCCCTAAGAAGGTTTGTCATAATATAAGCAAGCCTAGGATCATAAACCTGATCTCCACCAAGAGCGAGATGATATGGATTTACTTCTACTTTATCCTCTTCGCTTTCAGCTTCAGTTCCTAGTGTATTATTCTCTAGAATTTCCTTTGCTTCTTCCTCTTTGACCTCTGCTTGCTCTTCAGTAACCTTTTCT
Proteins encoded in this window:
- a CDS encoding hotdog fold thioesterase, with amino-acid sequence MGIWFKDYNLEAVNSMGKESMTGLLDILVTELGEDSLVGTMPVDHRTKQPFGLLHGGASCVLAESLGSIASNLVVDGSKYAAVGQCINANHIKSARSGLVTGYCKAIHLGKSSHVWEINIYNEDKALVCVSRLTMAIFEKR
- the ruvB gene encoding Holliday junction branch migration DNA helicase RuvB is translated as MSEERVFDSNSSREESRQEIFLRPKDFSEYIGQRKVVQNIEVMVESAKIRKQAMDHVLLSGPPGLGKTSLAMIIASALGSHLHVISGPAIEKKGDLAAILTNLEEGDVLFIDEIHRMNISVEEILYSAMEDYRLDILIGEGASARTMEISISPFTLIGATTRSGLLSSPLRDRFMAHLHFDFYEHSELAKIVENNSKKLSIGLEGEAKNHIARCSRGTPRIANRILRRVRDFAVVESKESICEEAVAKALDLMEIDEYGLDRMDRKVLEVIHDYYAGGPVGIEALCATLSEDRTTIEDVYEPFLLKEGFLIRTPRGREISEKAKKHLLSI
- the gcvH gene encoding glycine cleavage system protein GcvH; protein product: MSHNVPKELKYTTDHEWAQLEGDIVTVGITDFAQSSLGDIVFVELPEVGDELSKEDSFGVVESIKSVSDLYSPLAGEVVEINSELVDSPESCNESPYGSWMIKLKVESADEFNSLMTPEAYSEHCESL
- a CDS encoding TonB family protein, with protein sequence MSRENQKFNSENKQFKNFVLYSILFSAFIHLGFIFSKVDWSSSKKIVVEQKKEKRVKLVFRSNSKKPKQIVNTELKKTTQTPRDAKYLGKQSQMVERQTKAAINGSFKAAGIGVRNGSKQAQTSSKSSSLGKAKKATKSPSKKIVKNKNKKKIKFEDLSLGNLALAQPVTKSAPALGLKNGHKKSRGLAQNNDFMDEIPLADMTRLNTVEYKYYGFYFRIRQKLEQYWGDSLRKQAEKMWKSGRRLASDVNKVTALKITIDQNGNILEVKVKSTSGINELDSAAIESFNRAGPFPNPPAGLIKNGRAQIEWGFVVKS
- the gcvT gene encoding glycine cleavage system aminomethyltransferase GcvT; its protein translation is MSLLKTSLHQKHVELGAKMAAFAGYDMPLQYSSVKEESIAVRNSIGVFDVSHMGEFFVTGKDAVAFVDYIITNDFAGAELEKAVYSPLCREDGTVIDDLIAYKLGSEKVLICVNAANIEKDWSWISSHTQGFEIELVNKSNDYSLLAVQGPKAQEVLKSIEIINDSDELVYYSAKELTRMNEQIIVARTGYTGEDGFEVFTSHEMAQTLWQKLLDAGATPCGLASRDVLRLEVCYPLYGHELNDELTPLDASLKWTVKGAKEKFIGKEALEGAVSKKRLVKLSLDKGIPREGYNILNMSDEVIGVVTSGTMSVELSKGIALGLVDRDKFPEDKKFKINIRKNNIEANYHAKAFVTGGHK
- the ruvA gene encoding Holliday junction branch migration protein RuvA, producing MIGHLQGEVIFSDGVEAVVLTNSGIGYQVYINQVLPEGKSASIFISHVIKEASEELYGFKTIREKKLFELLTSVKGVGPKSAFSLVGALGVDQIINSILFDDKKSLTKAPGIGNKAAAQMILDLQNKISKIKMYSNKSKGIQDVPAIQIPELSTSEQEESVHRESDNQELIIKDAIMACKELGFKEEKIIPLAQKILATNEISKPEQLVHLVLKEV
- a CDS encoding bifunctional 5,10-methylenetetrahydrofolate dehydrogenase/5,10-methenyltetrahydrofolate cyclohydrolase; protein product: MSDNKTLILKSAPIVKKSLEELSARSKALIDSGITPCMKVILVGDNPASIIYTRNKKRFMEKFGAECEIIKLDKDLTEKEFLARVDQISGDEKTHGCFVQLPLPKHLSHIDVGELIPPHKDVDGFNKANIISLYKGETGEGSLIPCTPKGIVTLCDYYGIELSSKNIVVIGRSLIVGKPLSMLLSNHNATITLCHSKTKNLEAHTKAADIIITAIGVPKFLKREHLSDSKEQYIIDVGINQNEDGTLCGDVDFKNVSDHVAGLTPVPGGIGPMTILSLAQNLLQAAEKSL
- the ruvC gene encoding crossover junction endodeoxyribonuclease RuvC, with translation MKILGIDPGSRKAGWALIEKEGRKTTYLASGVLKYDKIDNFLDRLGVIHQSICELIEEYRPDEVALESLIFVKNVNSLAKLAQARGAMLAAIIPSYQGSVFEYSPTLIKQSVSGYGHADKAAIEKTLGMIFGKIEFKTNDESDALAIALCHSLGNAALKGVTKKASRGRSLKSVFKDRI
- the lpxC gene encoding UDP-3-O-acyl-N-acetylglucosamine deacetylase, coding for MIYQRTIAKKVEVTGIGIHSGRKVTMNLYPAEADYGIQFKRVDLKDAPVLKADATSVGATENNTTIGGGINAVHTVEHLLSVLYGLGINNAYIEIDGPEVPIMDGSGASFVFLLKETGIQTLNKSKKFLVVLEPVTVEVDDKWARIEPASKLIIDSTIVFTHPLIKTQQKTFEFSCENYIKEIGRARTFGLLRDVDMLKRKGLIKGGSLDNAIVLDEFKVVNSDGLRFGDEFVRHKILDTIGDISLLGYEVAGKITTFKSGHNLHNLLCRKLLETPSAYEIVSANSLQKEAVEAFDLPQNIFPTFA